One Bos taurus isolate L1 Dominette 01449 registration number 42190680 breed Hereford chromosome 3, ARS-UCD2.0, whole genome shotgun sequence DNA window includes the following coding sequences:
- the DMRTA2 gene encoding doublesex- and mab-3-related transcription factor A2 (The RefSeq protein has 1 frameshift compared to this genomic sequence) produces the protein MELRSELPSVPGAATAAATATGPPVASVASVAAAAAAAASLPVSVAGGLLRAPPLLLRAAEKYPRTPKCARCRNHGVVSALKGHKRYCRWKDCLCAKCTLIAERQRVMAAQVALRRQQAQEENEARELQLLYGTAEGLALAAANGIIPPRPAYEVFGSVCAADGGGPGAGAPAGTGGGAAGAGSSEAKLQKFDLFPKTLLQAGRPGSPQPQPGKPLSPDGADSGPGTSSPEVRPGSGSENGDGESFSGSPLARASKEAGGSCPGSAGPGGGGEEDSPGSASPLGSESGSEADKEEAEASPAPGLGGGPGPRQRTPLDILTRVFPGHRRGVLELVLQGCGGDVVQAIEQVLNHHRGGLAAGLGPTVPPDKAAVGAVGAADDAWPGRVDAAAAGGPGLPAPLQAGPAAPPHHRPLLAGAMAPGALGSLSSRSAFSPLQPNASHFGADAGAYPLGAPLGLSPLRLAYSAAAAHSRGLAFMAPYSTAGLVPTLGFRPPMDYAFSDLMRDRSAAAAAVHKEPTYGGGLYGPMVNGAPEKQ, from the exons ATGGAGCTGCGCTCTGAGCTGCCCAGCGTACCCGGCGCGGCGACGGCGGCGGCGACAGCGACGGGGCCGCCCGTGGCTTCGGTGGCGTCggtggcagcggcggcggcggcggccgcttCGCTACCGGTGAGCGTGGCGGGCGGCTTGCTACGGGCGCCGCCGCTGCTGTTGCGGGCTGCGGAGAAGTACCCGCGGACGCCCAAATGCGCGCGCTGCCGCAACCACGGCGTGGTGTCTGCGCTCAAGGGCCACAAGCGCTACTGCCGCTGGAAGGACTGCCTGTGCGCCAAGTGCACGCTCATCGCCGAGCGCCAGCGCGTCATGGCGGCGCAGGTGGCGCTGCGCAGGCAACAGGCGCAGGAAGAGAACGAGGCGCGCGAGTTACAGCTGCTCTACGGCACCGCCGAGGGCCTGGCGCTGGCCGCCGCCAATGGCATCATCCCGCCGCGACCGGCCTATGAGGTCTTTGGCTCTGTGTGCGCAGCCGACGGCGGGGGGCCGGGAGCAGGAGCGCCCGCGGGGACCGGGGGCGGCGCCGCGGGCGCGGGGAGCTCAG AGC AGTTACAGAAGTTTGACTTGTTCCCCAAGACGCTGCTTCAGGCAGGCCGCCCAGGCAGCCCGCAACCGCAGCCGGGAAAGCCCTTATCACCCGACGGCGCGGACTCGGGTCCTGGGACATCGTCCCCAGAGGTGCGGCCAGGCTCGGGCTCGGAGAACGGCGACGGCGAGTCCTTTTCGGGGTCACCCCTGGCTCGGGCCTCCAAGGAGGCAGGTGGCAGCTGCCCAGGCAGTGCTGGCCCCGGAGGTGGCGGCGAGGAGGACAGCCCGGGATCCGCCAGCCCTTTGGGTTCAGAATCCGGTTCTGAGGCCGACAAAGAAGAGGCGGAGGCCTCGCCTGCGCCAGGGCTGGGCGGGGGCCCGGGTCCACGGCAGCGGACGCCGCTGGACATCTTGACGCGCGTCTTCCCGGGCCACAGGCGGGGCGTCCTGGAGCTGGTGTTGCAGGGCTGCGGCGGCGACGTGGTGCAGGCCATCGAGCAGGTGCTCAACCACCACCGCGGGGGCCTGGCGGCCGGCCTCGGCCCCACCGTACCCCCAGACAAGGCCGCAGTGGGGGCGGTAGGCGCCGCGGACGACGCGTGGCCAGGCCGCGTGGACGCCGCGGCCGCCGGGGGCCCGGGGCTCCCCGCGCCGCTGCAGGCGGGCCCCGCTGCACCTCCGCACCACAGACCTTTGCTGGCCGGCGCCATGGCGCCCGGGGCTCTGGGCTCGTTGAGCAGTCGCTCGGCCTTCTCGCCACTGCAGCCCAACGCCAGTCACTTCGGCGCCGACGCCGGCGCCTACCCGCTGGGCGCGCCGCTCGGCCTCAGCCCCCTGCGCCTGGCCTactcggcggcggcggcgcacAGCCGCGGCCTGGCCTTCATGGCTCCCTACTCCACCGCTGGCCTGGTGCCCACCCTTGGCTTCCGGCCGCCCATGGACTACGCCTTCAGCGATCTCATGCGCGACCGCTCGGCCGCCGCCGCTGCTGTGCACAAGGAGCCGACCTACGGCGGCGGCCTGTACGGGCCCATGGTCAACGGCGCCCCTGAGAAGCAGTAG